A single window of Sphingobacteriales bacterium DNA harbors:
- a CDS encoding long-chain-acyl-CoA synthetase has product MQNELIKYKKNNIEVFDIESENFSETKLTKKVQLFAKDPVLYIYTSGTTGLPKASVISNLRWIKAYSAFGLTTLRLNDKDILYVPLPLIHGTAMLVCWSSVLAGGAAMVIKNKFSVSDFWKDIKYYNATGFGYIGEMCRYLLNTSEHPLEKNNSLQKMIGNGMRPEIWQQFKQRFDIEQVAEFYASSEGNIAFFNIFNLDQTMGFSITSYAIVEYDKEKDEIVRDKNGFCKKVGSNQIGLLLGEINERYPFDGYTEKDKTSSSVMKNVFKKGDAYFNTGDLVKDMGFAHTQFVDRLGDTFRWKSENVSTTEVESIINQYKLIDESVVYGVSVAGANGRAGMANLIFKPKNAENFNFELFYNYLSKELPPYAIPIFLKISKQTTVTSTFKYQKNELKENAYHQYKNEDIYILIDKKYVLMNDEIYEKLMSEQIRL; this is encoded by the coding sequence ATTCAAAACGAGTTAATCAAATATAAAAAAAATAATATCGAAGTATTTGATATAGAATCTGAAAACTTTTCTGAAACAAAACTTACAAAGAAAGTTCAATTATTTGCAAAAGATCCAGTGTTGTATATATATACATCAGGTACAACAGGCTTGCCAAAAGCATCAGTAATTAGTAATTTAAGATGGATAAAAGCATACAGTGCATTTGGATTAACAACATTAAGATTAAACGATAAAGATATTCTATATGTGCCATTGCCATTAATACATGGTACTGCAATGTTAGTATGTTGGTCGTCTGTGTTGGCTGGTGGCGCAGCTATGGTAATTAAAAATAAATTTAGTGTATCTGATTTTTGGAAAGATATAAAATATTATAATGCAACAGGTTTTGGATATATTGGAGAAATGTGTCGTTATTTGTTGAATACATCAGAACATCCATTGGAAAAAAATAATTCTTTGCAAAAAATGATAGGCAATGGAATGCGCCCAGAAATTTGGCAACAATTTAAACAGAGATTTGATATAGAGCAAGTGGCGGAGTTTTATGCATCAAGCGAAGGCAATATTGCATTCTTTAATATATTTAATCTAGACCAAACTATGGGTTTCTCAATTACAAGCTATGCCATAGTTGAATATGATAAAGAAAAAGATGAAATTGTAAGAGATAAAAATGGCTTTTGCAAAAAAGTGGGCAGCAACCAAATAGGCTTGTTGCTTGGCGAAATTAATGAGCGTTATCCTTTTGATGGTTATACAGAAAAAGATAAAACATCATCATCTGTTATGAAAAATGTATTTAAAAAAGGCGATGCATATTTTAATACTGGTGATTTGGTGAAAGATATGGGCTTTGCACACACACAATTTGTAGATAGGCTAGGTGATACATTTAGATGGAAAAGCGAAAACGTTTCAACAACTGAGGTAGAAAGTATTATTAACCAATATAAATTAATAGATGAAAGTGTAGTGTATGGTGTAAGCGTTGCTGGCGCAAATGGAAGAGCAGGAATGGCAAATCTAATTTTTAAACCAAAAAATGCTGAAAATTTTAATTTTGAATTATTCTATAATTATCTGTCTAAAGAATTGCCACCATATGCAATTCCAATATTCTTAAAAATATCCAAACAAACAACAGTTACATCAACATTTAAGTATCAAAAAAATGAGCTTAAAGAAAACGCATATCATCAATACAAAAATGAAGATATATATATATTGATTGATAAGAAGTATGTTTTGATGAATGACGAAATTTATGAAAAATTAATGAGTGAACAGATACGGTTGTAA
- a CDS encoding GNAT family N-acetyltransferase, translating to MKIRIAFHSDIPKIIAVAEKVFKQHYANILSQAQIDYMYDKTYSNESLLQQMKDGVTYFICEIDEIPVAYMAYFLKEDNNIYLSKLYVDMSMHKSGVGKQLYQTLENIAIKNKCDYIELNVHRKNTAMYFYKKMGFELHENTDIAFGKYSLCDYVLRKYLKPK from the coding sequence ATGAAAATTAGAATAGCTTTTCATTCAGATATTCCAAAAATTATTGCTGTTGCAGAAAAAGTATTTAAGCAACACTATGCAAATATTCTTTCTCAAGCGCAAATAGATTATATGTATGATAAAACATATAGTAACGAATCTTTGCTACAACAGATGAAAGATGGCGTTACTTATTTTATTTGTGAAATTGATGAAATACCAGTTGCGTATATGGCATATTTTTTAAAAGAAGATAATAATATTTATCTATCAAAGTTGTATGTAGATATGTCTATGCACAAATCTGGTGTAGGAAAACAATTGTATCAAACTTTAGAAAATATCGCAATTAAGAATAAATGCGATTATATAGAATTGAATGTACATAGAAAAAATACAGCTATGTATTTCTATAAAAAAATGGGTTTTGAACTACATGAAAATACTGATATTGCCTTTGGCAAATATTCGTTGTGTGATTATGTATTAAGAAAATACTTGAAGCCAAAATAG
- a CDS encoding BrxA/BrxB family bacilliredoxin has translation MYPEHLTKPMEAELTSKGFQALKTADEVTEVVAQSEGTVLLVINSVCGCAAANARPAAIISTEAEKKPSKLATVFAGVDSEAVAKARELTFPYPPSSPSIALFKDGKLVHFIERHMIEGRPAKMIADNLVAAYEEYC, from the coding sequence ATGTATCCAGAACACTTAACCAAACCAATGGAAGCCGAATTAACATCAAAAGGTTTTCAAGCATTAAAAACAGCAGACGAAGTAACAGAAGTTGTTGCTCAATCTGAAGGAACAGTGCTTTTAGTCATTAATTCAGTTTGTGGTTGCGCTGCTGCAAATGCACGTCCAGCTGCAATTATTTCTACTGAAGCAGAAAAAAAACCAAGCAAATTAGCAACTGTATTTGCTGGTGTAGATAGCGAAGCTGTTGCAAAAGCAAGAGAGCTTACATTTCCTTATCCACCAAGCTCACCAAGCATTGCATTGTTCAAAGATGGCAAGTTGGTACACTTCATCGAAAGACATATGATAGAAGGAAGACCAGCCAAAATGATAGCAGACAATTTAGTTGCTGCATACGAAGAATATTGCTAA
- a CDS encoding DUF59 domain-containing protein, with protein sequence MENVLNKTFMEIKDECITQIQTIYDPEIPVNIYALGLIYEINVNLNNDVHILMTLTAPNCPAAESLPAEVEQKIKAIDGVNEVAMLKLLFDPPWDQDMMTEEAKLELGFL encoded by the coding sequence ATGGAAAATGTATTAAATAAAACTTTTATGGAAATTAAAGACGAATGTATCACTCAGATACAAACTATCTACGATCCAGAAATTCCAGTAAATATATATGCATTAGGATTAATCTACGAAATAAACGTAAATCTAAACAATGACGTGCATATATTAATGACATTAACAGCACCAAACTGTCCAGCAGCAGAAAGTTTGCCAGCTGAAGTAGAGCAAAAAATAAAAGCAATTGATGGCGTAAATGAAGTTGCAATGTTGAAATTACTTTTCGACCCACCTTGGGATCAAGATATGATGACTGAAGAAGCAAAATTAGAACTTGGGTTTTTATAA
- a CDS encoding SufE family protein, with amino-acid sequence MSSINEIQDEIIADFSMYDDWNDKYEYLIDFGKSLPLIDEQYKTEENRIHGCQSRVWLHSEIQDGKIFFYADSDAIITKGIIGLLIKVLSGHTPKEITEANLYFIEEIGLKEHLSPTRANGLVSMIKQMKYYAIAHSN; translated from the coding sequence ATGAGCAGCATAAACGAAATACAAGATGAAATTATAGCAGACTTTTCCATGTATGATGATTGGAATGACAAATACGAATATCTAATTGATTTTGGAAAGTCTTTGCCATTAATTGATGAACAGTATAAAACAGAAGAAAACAGAATACATGGTTGTCAAAGTAGAGTATGGTTGCATTCTGAAATACAAGATGGCAAAATATTTTTTTATGCAGATAGTGATGCAATAATTACCAAAGGCATTATTGGATTATTGATAAAAGTTTTGAGTGGACACACACCAAAAGAAATCACCGAAGCAAACTTATATTTTATAGAAGAAATAGGATTAAAAGAGCACTTATCACCTACTCGTGCCAATGGCTTAGTAAGCATGATAAAGCAAATGAAATATTACGCAATAGCACATTCAAATTAG
- the sufD gene encoding Fe-S cluster assembly protein SufD, translating to MNSNTDILKSLLPNIIDKKQQQSLLNAISIGIPSMKNEEWKYTYYNKIIDNNFSNITSKADDAYKLSDGTIDEIKNHIETQFNATYKIVFVDGVFIAELSYIPNTPKFTFWNSNNIEEQATKDFLLELNNALSSDGININIDKSFEEEKAIAILYIATKSDQIINLKHKINIAKKTQVHFTEYYINPNHLKTYYNIVNNISIHENSIVKWDKIQNGKQQFYITDNTFVQQEKSSIFTVNTITVSGAITRNNLVVDINGEHAECNMNGLYLLNGHEHCDNRTKVNHNQPNTNSNELYKGIVDGEATGVFNGKILVDQIAQKTNAFQSNKNIIINDKANIYTKPQLEIFADDVKCSHGATIAQIEDTELFYLQARGIGKEKARALLTIAFAEEVIEKVDSKDSCNYLIEAVEAKLNI from the coding sequence ATGAATTCAAATACAGACATACTTAAAAGTTTACTACCAAACATAATTGATAAGAAACAACAGCAATCTTTATTGAATGCAATAAGCATTGGCATTCCATCAATGAAAAATGAAGAATGGAAATATACTTATTACAATAAGATTATTGACAATAATTTCAGCAATATCACAAGCAAAGCAGATGATGCATATAAGTTGAGTGATGGTACTATAGATGAAATTAAAAATCATATAGAAACACAATTCAATGCAACATATAAAATTGTTTTTGTAGATGGTGTTTTTATTGCAGAATTATCTTACATACCAAACACACCAAAGTTTACATTTTGGAATAGCAATAACATAGAAGAACAAGCTACCAAAGATTTTTTATTAGAATTAAATAATGCTTTGAGCTCTGATGGCATCAACATAAATATTGATAAAAGTTTTGAAGAAGAAAAAGCAATAGCAATATTATATATAGCAACAAAATCAGATCAAATCATCAATTTAAAACACAAAATAAATATTGCTAAAAAAACACAAGTACATTTCACAGAATATTATATCAATCCAAATCATTTAAAAACATACTACAACATTGTAAATAACATTTCTATACATGAAAATAGTATTGTAAAATGGGATAAAATTCAAAATGGAAAACAACAATTTTATATTACAGACAATACATTTGTACAGCAAGAAAAATCATCGATATTTACAGTAAACACAATTACAGTTTCTGGTGCAATTACAAGAAACAACTTAGTTGTAGACATCAATGGCGAGCATGCTGAATGCAATATGAATGGTTTGTACTTGTTGAACGGACATGAGCATTGTGACAATAGAACCAAAGTAAATCATAACCAACCAAACACCAATAGCAATGAATTGTACAAAGGAATTGTAGATGGAGAAGCTACTGGCGTATTTAATGGAAAAATATTAGTAGACCAAATTGCTCAGAAAACAAATGCATTTCAAAGCAATAAAAACATTATTATTAATGACAAAGCAAATATTTATACTAAGCCACAATTAGAAATTTTTGCTGATGATGTAAAATGTTCGCATGGTGCTACAATTGCACAAATTGAAGATACAGAATTATTTTATTTGCAAGCACGTGGCATTGGAAAAGAAAAAGCAAGAGCATTATTAACGATTGCATTTGCTGAAGAAGTAATAGAAAAAGTAGACAGCAAAGATTCTTGCAACTATCTTATCGAAGCTGTTGAGGCAAAATTAAATATTTAA
- a CDS encoding four helix bundle protein has product MQKTEDNIIVQKSFQFALQIVKYVTLLENDRKYIIARQLLKSGTSIGANIREAQNAESKSDFIHKLKIAAKEIEETEYWLLICEHSDGYPTSKELIEQLFEIKKITTKIIATSKKPLSN; this is encoded by the coding sequence ATGCAAAAAACAGAAGATAATATCATTGTTCAAAAATCTTTTCAATTTGCTTTACAAATAGTAAAGTATGTTACATTATTAGAAAATGATAGGAAATATATTATTGCAAGACAGTTATTAAAATCGGGAACATCAATAGGTGCAAATATTAGAGAAGCACAAAACGCAGAAAGCAAATCAGATTTCATTCATAAACTAAAAATTGCTGCGAAAGAAATTGAAGAAACAGAATATTGGTTATTAATTTGTGAACATTCTGACGGCTATCCTACAAGTAAAGAATTAATTGAACAATTATTTGAAATAAAAAAAATTACAACAAAAATAATTGCCACATCAAAAAAACCATTATCAAATTAA
- the sufC gene encoding Fe-S cluster assembly ATPase SufC, giving the protein MLKINNLHVSIDNKEILKGFSLTVNKGEIHAIMGPNGTGKSTLGNVLAGKEGYEITQGTIKFDGMNLLELETHERAQKGLFLAFQYPVEIPGVSNANFLKAAINEQRKSNGEEPMPANEFLKLMREKMELVEMKKDFISRSVNVGFSGGEKKRNEIFQMAMLDPKLAILDETDSGLDIDALRIVANGVNKLHSKDNAFIVITHYQRLLDYIVPDFVHVMYDGKIVKTGDKNLALELEEKGYEEYELIK; this is encoded by the coding sequence ATGCTTAAAATAAACAACTTACACGTATCAATTGACAATAAAGAAATCTTAAAAGGATTTTCTTTAACAGTAAACAAAGGCGAAATACACGCTATCATGGGACCAAACGGAACAGGAAAATCTACACTGGGAAATGTGCTTGCTGGAAAAGAAGGCTATGAAATTACACAAGGCACCATCAAGTTTGATGGAATGAATTTATTAGAATTAGAAACACATGAACGTGCGCAAAAAGGTTTGTTCTTGGCATTTCAATATCCAGTAGAAATTCCTGGTGTGAGCAATGCAAATTTCTTAAAAGCTGCCATCAACGAACAACGCAAATCTAATGGCGAAGAACCTATGCCAGCAAATGAATTTTTGAAATTAATGCGTGAAAAAATGGAATTGGTAGAAATGAAAAAAGATTTTATTTCTCGTTCTGTAAATGTTGGCTTTTCAGGTGGCGAAAAGAAACGTAACGAAATTTTCCAAATGGCAATGTTAGATCCAAAGCTTGCTATCTTAGATGAAACAGATTCTGGGTTAGACATTGATGCATTGCGTATTGTAGCTAATGGCGTAAATAAGTTACATTCTAAAGACAATGCATTTATTGTTATTACACACTACCAAAGATTATTAGATTATATAGTTCCAGATTTTGTACATGTGATGTATGATGGTAAAATTGTAAAAACTGGCGATAAAAATCTAGCATTAGAACTAGAAGAAAAAGGATACGAGGAATATGAATTAATTAAATAA
- the mqnE gene encoding aminofutalosine synthase MqnE — translation MVEKDNIETILAFNNSDKNLQIITSKVLNKERISFDEGVYLYKHATLGFVGALANYIRNYKHGDNTYFNRNFHIEPTNICVYTCKFCSYSRLIKHREQGWEYSIDDILNIIKKYDNQPVTEVHITGGVVPKQDFNFYQELFKAIKAHRPDLHIKALTPVEYHYILKKAKLTYKEGLQIMKEAGLDSLPGGGAEIFDEKIREEIAGGKCSAEEWLAVHEAAHSIGIPSNATMLYGHIETFEQRVDHMERLRQLQDKTGGFNAFIPLKFRNQHNEMQHLPEVSIVEDLRNYAIARIYLDNFEHIKSYWAMIGRNTTQLSLNFGVDDVDGTIDDTTKIYSMAGSEEQKPAMNTYELVKLIKDVGRKPIERDTLYNTIKDYSDEIFEEDEQNKARMY, via the coding sequence ATGGTGGAAAAAGATAATATTGAAACAATCTTAGCGTTCAATAATTCAGATAAAAACTTACAAATAATTACATCAAAAGTTTTAAATAAAGAACGTATTTCTTTTGACGAAGGTGTGTATTTATACAAACATGCAACACTAGGTTTTGTTGGTGCTTTAGCCAATTATATTAGAAATTACAAACATGGTGACAATACATATTTCAATAGAAATTTTCATATTGAACCTACAAATATTTGCGTGTATACTTGCAAATTTTGCTCTTATTCTAGGTTAATAAAACACAGAGAACAAGGTTGGGAATATTCGATAGATGACATATTAAACATTATAAAAAAATACGACAATCAGCCAGTAACTGAAGTGCATATAACTGGTGGTGTTGTGCCAAAGCAAGATTTTAATTTTTATCAAGAATTATTCAAAGCTATTAAAGCACATCGTCCAGATTTGCATATCAAAGCATTGACACCAGTAGAATACCATTACATATTAAAAAAAGCAAAACTAACATACAAAGAAGGTTTACAAATTATGAAAGAAGCTGGCTTGGATTCTTTGCCTGGTGGTGGTGCAGAAATTTTTGATGAAAAAATTAGAGAAGAAATTGCTGGCGGAAAATGTAGTGCAGAAGAATGGTTGGCTGTGCATGAAGCTGCGCACAGTATTGGAATTCCAAGTAATGCAACGATGTTGTATGGTCATATAGAAACTTTTGAGCAAAGAGTTGACCATATGGAAAGACTACGACAACTACAAGATAAAACTGGTGGTTTCAATGCGTTTATTCCATTAAAATTTAGGAACCAACATAATGAAATGCAACATCTACCTGAGGTAAGTATTGTTGAAGATTTAAGAAACTATGCTATTGCTAGAATATACTTAGATAATTTTGAGCATATAAAGTCTTATTGGGCAATGATTGGTAGAAACACAACACAGCTTTCATTAAACTTTGGTGTTGATGATGTAGATGGTACTATTGATGATACTACAAAAATATATTCGATGGCTGGAAGTGAAGAGCAAAAGCCTGCGATGAATACTTATGAGTTGGTAAAACTAATCAAAGATGTAGGCAGAAAACCAATAGAAAGAGACACATTATACAACACTATTAAAGATTATTCTGACGAAATTTTTGAAGAAGATGAGCAGAATAAAGCCAGAATGTATTAA
- a CDS encoding MFS transporter translates to MENEKQIIYVLTFMWFCAVVDFMLMMPFGADFMNIYSIQPSQFSLLISAYSIAAGTSAFLATLYIDRYDRKKILMTAFFLFSLGSIFCSFAANFYMMFVARFITGAFGGILGCVTIAIISDLVPFSRRGKAMGVLNMAFGMASIVGIPLGLLISKYSDVFFPFRVIGVLGLIVFFLQIELFHH, encoded by the coding sequence ATGGAAAATGAAAAGCAGATAATTTATGTACTTACATTTATGTGGTTCTGTGCTGTTGTAGACTTTATGCTGATGATGCCATTCGGTGCTGATTTTATGAATATCTATAGCATTCAGCCAAGTCAATTTAGTCTACTCATTTCTGCATATTCAATTGCTGCTGGTACTTCTGCATTTTTAGCTACATTATATATTGATAGATACGATAGAAAAAAAATATTAATGACTGCATTTTTTCTATTTTCATTAGGTAGTATATTTTGCTCATTTGCTGCAAATTTTTATATGATGTTTGTCGCAAGATTCATCACTGGTGCATTTGGTGGAATACTAGGCTGCGTTACTATTGCTATTATTTCAGATTTAGTACCATTTAGTAGAAGAGGAAAAGCAATGGGCGTACTCAATATGGCTTTTGGTATGGCATCTATTGTAGGCATACCGCTAGGTTTATTAATTAGTAAATATTCAGATGTGTTTTTCCCATTTAGAGTTATTGGTGTTCTAGGTTTAATTGTATTCTTTTTGCAAATAGAATTATTCCATCATTAG
- a CDS encoding MFS transporter has translation MFISFVNPYLTENLKFTKNDTTLMYVVGGLCVALSSSYVGMQIDKIGKYKSFVILIILSFIPILAIAHLQRGSLVLSLVLCAMLFVFSSGRMMAAMTLLTGAPTEQQRSKFLAIRSAIIEFSEGIAVSIGGLILSKNQVDGTIENYSILSYITVVVGILCIFLAKRVKIREQD, from the coding sequence ATGTTTATCTCATTTGTTAATCCATATCTAACAGAAAATTTAAAGTTTACTAAGAATGATACTACTTTAATGTATGTTGTTGGTGGTTTGTGTGTTGCACTATCATCATCTTATGTTGGTATGCAAATAGACAAGATAGGAAAATATAAATCTTTTGTTATTCTAATCATTTTGTCATTTATTCCAATTTTGGCAATTGCACATTTACAAAGAGGCAGTTTAGTTTTGTCGCTTGTATTGTGCGCAATGTTGTTTGTATTTAGTTCAGGAAGAATGATGGCAGCAATGACTTTATTAACAGGCGCACCAACAGAACAACAAAGGTCAAAGTTTTTAGCAATTCGTTCAGCAATTATTGAGTTTAGCGAAGGTATTGCAGTATCTATAGGTGGATTAATTTTATCCAAAAACCAAGTAGACGGCACCATTGAAAATTATTCTATCTTAAGTTATATCACAGTTGTTGTTGGTATTCTATGTATATTCTTAGCAAAAAGAGTAAAAATCAGAGAACAAGATTAA
- a CDS encoding ATP-binding protein codes for MIVRTQLKYAQDRLFKGKALLIFGPRQAGKSTFVAQLLAQNKKKKVLHLNGDDDDTRELLRKPNSTKLKNIIGKNDVLFIDEAQRINDIGIVVKIIVDQIKTVQVIATGSSAFELANKTNEPLTGRKYEMYLFPFSFNELVEEFGIIEEKRQLDQRLIYGSYPEIVVKPKDAEEHIKLLASSYLYKDLFRLEQLGKPVLLEKIVKALALQIGSEVNYNELSQLVGADNKTIEKYIDLLEKAFVVFKLPALNKNVRNEIKKGKKIYFYDNGIVNAITGNFLPLHSRNDVGALWENYVISERKKYLYQKHLAYDTFFWRTTQQQEIDYIEKHQKKYLAVEIKWNAKSKHKISNTFLNAYPSDNLLITSNNIENFLI; via the coding sequence ATGATAGTACGCACGCAACTCAAATATGCGCAAGATCGATTATTTAAAGGCAAAGCATTGCTGATTTTTGGTCCAAGACAAGCAGGAAAATCTACTTTCGTAGCACAGTTATTGGCTCAGAATAAAAAGAAAAAAGTGTTGCATTTAAATGGCGATGATGACGATACAAGAGAATTGCTTAGAAAACCCAATTCGACCAAACTGAAAAATATAATAGGAAAGAACGATGTTCTATTTATAGATGAAGCTCAGCGTATCAATGATATTGGAATTGTTGTAAAAATTATTGTTGATCAAATAAAAACTGTACAAGTAATTGCAACTGGCTCATCTGCATTTGAATTAGCTAATAAAACCAATGAACCACTAACAGGCAGAAAGTATGAGATGTATTTATTCCCTTTTTCATTTAATGAATTAGTTGAAGAGTTTGGAATTATAGAAGAAAAACGACAATTAGACCAACGATTAATTTATGGTTCGTATCCTGAAATAGTAGTAAAGCCTAAGGATGCTGAGGAACATATTAAGCTATTAGCTAGTAGTTATTTATATAAAGATTTATTTAGACTAGAACAATTAGGTAAGCCTGTATTGTTAGAAAAAATTGTAAAAGCTCTTGCGTTGCAAATTGGAAGTGAAGTGAATTATAATGAATTAAGTCAGTTGGTTGGTGCAGACAACAAAACAATTGAAAAATATATAGATTTATTAGAAAAAGCATTTGTGGTTTTCAAATTACCTGCATTGAATAAAAATGTAAGAAATGAAATTAAAAAAGGTAAAAAAATATATTTTTATGATAATGGTATTGTAAACGCTATTACTGGAAATTTTTTACCACTACATAGTAGAAATGATGTAGGTGCTTTATGGGAAAACTATGTAATTAGCGAAAGAAAAAAATATTTATACCAAAAACACTTAGCATACGATACTTTCTTTTGGCGTACCACACAGCAACAAGAGATAGACTATATAGAGAAACATCAAAAAAAGTATCTTGCTGTTGAAATAAAATGGAACGCAAAGTCTAAACATAAAATTTCTAACACTTTTTTAAATGCCTATCCTTCTGATAATTTGTTGATTACTTCAAATAATATAGAAAATTTCTTGATATAA
- the kdsA gene encoding 3-deoxy-8-phosphooctulonate synthase, which produces MHNNTNSFFLIAGPCVVENKAITFEIAENLKTITTKLNIPFYFKASYKKANRTSIHSFSTIGEDKAIDILKNIKEILNLKIVTDIHETSDIKKIKNIVDVIQIPAFLCRQTELLIAAGETGKIINIKKGQFANATQMQFAREKVLSTGNNKIWITERGNSFGYEDLIVDFRNIPILKSQGNNVVLDITHSLQQPNKENGITHGQPQFAETLAKCGIIAGVDGIFLETHPNPELALSDGKNMLRLDTIEDMLRKLLAIKV; this is translated from the coding sequence ATGCACAACAATACAAATAGTTTTTTTTTAATTGCTGGGCCATGTGTTGTAGAAAATAAAGCTATTACATTTGAGATTGCTGAAAATTTAAAAACAATTACAACTAAACTCAATATTCCATTTTATTTTAAAGCATCTTATAAAAAAGCAAATAGAACATCTATACATTCTTTTTCTACGATTGGCGAAGACAAAGCAATTGATATTTTAAAAAATATAAAAGAAATATTAAACTTAAAAATAGTAACAGACATACACGAAACATCTGATATTAAAAAAATAAAAAATATTGTGGATGTGATACAAATTCCGGCTTTCTTGTGTAGACAAACAGAACTTTTGATTGCTGCAGGAGAAACTGGAAAGATTATAAATATAAAAAAAGGACAATTTGCCAATGCTACACAAATGCAATTTGCCAGAGAAAAAGTTTTATCAACTGGAAATAATAAAATTTGGATTACAGAACGTGGCAATAGTTTTGGCTATGAAGATTTGATTGTTGATTTTAGAAATATTCCTATATTAAAATCACAAGGCAATAATGTAGTATTAGACATTACGCATAGTTTGCAACAACCCAATAAAGAAAATGGCATTACGCATGGGCAACCACAATTTGCAGAAACGTTGGCTAAATGTGGTATTATAGCTGGTGTTGATGGTATATTTTTAGAAACGCATCCAAACCCAGAACTTGCACTAAGTGATGGCAAAAACATGCTTAGATTAGATACTATTGAAGATATGTTAAGAAAACTACTAGCAATAAAAGTATAA